From one Mytilus edulis chromosome 1, xbMytEdul2.2, whole genome shotgun sequence genomic stretch:
- the LOC139483107 gene encoding uncharacterized protein isoform X1 translates to MIWDMSRFSLVVFATCQVFCLVQSLNTLDGVFTGTFLDTIAKSMTNPENTGCDKQTANQTNPYFFGVTDLKCLQIEAKMRTKGYDMQDIQDLREKYPNLIGKRSVREKNKTKSSEPRNHSPVRSTLRPVHRWIFYEGYFIEFGAGSGNIGNFQDVGNKTIYSALNGDSGKTNSTFDENSLSNANMQTVYPKNGDLCSAKMESEIAGYSSVPLGCLYKCARSFVTKFGKYHLIKNNCHRFANILSNILCTGICPEWCK, encoded by the exons ATGATTTGGGATATGTCGAGATTTTCTTTG GTGGTTTTCGCCACGTGCCAAGTATTTTGTCTTGTTCAAAGTCTAAATACCCTTGATGGAGTATTTACTGGTACATTTTTGGATACTATCGCAAAGTCAATGACAAATCCAGAAAACACAGGATGCGACA AGCAAACGGCTAACCAAACGAATCCTTATTTTTTTGGCGTCACTGACCTCAAATGTCTACAAATAGAAGCAAAAATGCGAACGAAAGGTTATGACATGCAAGATATTCAGGATCTCAGAGAAAAATATCCAAATCTCATTGGTAAAAGATCTGTCAgggagaaaaataaaacaaaatcatctgAGCCTCGGAACCATTCACCAGTCAGAAGCACGTTACGACCTGTACATAGATGGATATTCTACGAAGGATACTTTATTGAGTTTGGTGCTGGAAGTGGAAATATTGGGAATTTTCAAGATGTTGGTAACAAGACAATATATTCTGCTCTTAATGGAGATAGCGGGAAAACTAACTCGACATTTGATGAAAATAGCTTGTCCAATGCTAATATGCAAACAGTGTACCCAAAAAATGGGGACTTATGTTCCGCCAAAATGGAGAGTGAAATAGCTGGGTATAGTTCCGTTCCATTGGGATGTTTATACAAATGTGCTAGGAGTTTTGTCACCAAGTTTGGAAAGTACCACTTGATTAAAAATAACTGCCATCGTTTTGCTAATATATTGTCAAACATTTTATGTACTGGAATTTGTCCTGAATGGTGCAAGTGA
- the LOC139483107 gene encoding uncharacterized protein isoform X2 — MTNPENTGCDKQTANQTNPYFFGVTDLKCLQIEAKMRTKGYDMQDIQDLREKYPNLIGKRSVREKNKTKSSEPRNHSPVRSTLRPVHRWIFYEGYFIEFGAGSGNIGNFQDVGNKTIYSALNGDSGKTNSTFDENSLSNANMQTVYPKNGDLCSAKMESEIAGYSSVPLGCLYKCARSFVTKFGKYHLIKNNCHRFANILSNILCTGICPEWCK, encoded by the exons ATGACAAATCCAGAAAACACAGGATGCGACA AGCAAACGGCTAACCAAACGAATCCTTATTTTTTTGGCGTCACTGACCTCAAATGTCTACAAATAGAAGCAAAAATGCGAACGAAAGGTTATGACATGCAAGATATTCAGGATCTCAGAGAAAAATATCCAAATCTCATTGGTAAAAGATCTGTCAgggagaaaaataaaacaaaatcatctgAGCCTCGGAACCATTCACCAGTCAGAAGCACGTTACGACCTGTACATAGATGGATATTCTACGAAGGATACTTTATTGAGTTTGGTGCTGGAAGTGGAAATATTGGGAATTTTCAAGATGTTGGTAACAAGACAATATATTCTGCTCTTAATGGAGATAGCGGGAAAACTAACTCGACATTTGATGAAAATAGCTTGTCCAATGCTAATATGCAAACAGTGTACCCAAAAAATGGGGACTTATGTTCCGCCAAAATGGAGAGTGAAATAGCTGGGTATAGTTCCGTTCCATTGGGATGTTTATACAAATGTGCTAGGAGTTTTGTCACCAAGTTTGGAAAGTACCACTTGATTAAAAATAACTGCCATCGTTTTGCTAATATATTGTCAAACATTTTATGTACTGGAATTTGTCCTGAATGGTGCAAGTGA